From one Henriciella marina DSM 19595 genomic stretch:
- a CDS encoding phosphotransferase family protein, whose translation MPEQPISEPALARKFARYAERHMPGASNLSITAMHRIHGGASRETYSVDLAYEDAGVPKTKGVILRKDPPDSLIETERRVEFAAIRSAYGKGAIPAPEALFLETGNEALGSPFFVMGRIEGGEPLNPFSLDGLGENRAPLGRDFFRYLGEIAAIDIQDAPIKNEIDTPAPDTCWKRELDHWAGEIRANAREPQPVAEAAIRYLASNPPPPAQRMSLVHGDYRTGNYLHDGQGGINAILDWEMAHIGDPYEDLGWATDPLWGGNDDALAAGLLPWDEAIAIWQQNSGCSFDPQAFEWWSLFSHLKGLGIWISSARAYADGKNDDPILAFSGWFTHCAHETMLAHRLAVKHGVPA comes from the coding sequence ATGCCTGAGCAGCCCATTAGTGAGCCCGCGCTAGCCAGAAAATTCGCCCGCTATGCCGAAAGGCATATGCCAGGCGCGAGCAACCTTTCAATCACGGCGATGCACCGCATTCATGGCGGGGCCAGCCGGGAAACCTATTCCGTCGACCTTGCCTATGAGGATGCGGGTGTGCCGAAGACCAAGGGGGTGATCCTGCGCAAGGATCCCCCTGACAGCCTCATCGAGACAGAAAGACGTGTTGAGTTCGCTGCCATCCGCAGCGCCTACGGCAAGGGCGCGATACCGGCGCCAGAGGCTCTATTTCTCGAAACCGGAAATGAGGCGCTGGGCTCTCCTTTTTTTGTCATGGGGCGGATAGAAGGCGGCGAACCGCTCAACCCTTTCAGCCTTGATGGGCTGGGTGAGAACCGCGCACCGCTTGGACGCGATTTCTTCAGATATCTGGGCGAGATTGCCGCGATCGACATCCAGGACGCCCCGATCAAGAATGAGATTGACACGCCGGCGCCGGACACATGCTGGAAGCGTGAGCTTGATCACTGGGCCGGTGAGATTCGGGCAAATGCGCGCGAGCCGCAACCGGTCGCCGAAGCCGCTATCCGCTACCTTGCGTCCAACCCGCCGCCACCGGCGCAGCGCATGTCTCTGGTCCATGGAGACTACAGGACCGGTAACTACCTTCACGATGGGCAGGGAGGCATAAATGCCATCCTTGATTGGGAAATGGCCCATATTGGTGACCCCTATGAGGACCTTGGCTGGGCGACCGACCCGCTTTGGGGCGGCAATGACGACGCGCTCGCGGCGGGCCTCCTGCCTTGGGACGAGGCGATTGCAATCTGGCAGCAAAATTCGGGCTGCAGCTTTGATCCGCAAGCTTTTGAATGGTGGAGCCTTTTCTCGCACCTGAAAGGTCTCGGTATCTGGATCTCTTCGGCTCGCGCCTATGCGGACGGAAAGAATGACGACCCGATCCTCGCCTTTTCAGGCTGGTTTACGCATTGCGCGCACGAAACCATGCTTGCCCATCGGCTGGCTGTAAAACACGGAGTTCCTGCATGA
- a CDS encoding ABC-type transport auxiliary lipoprotein family protein — protein sequence MTTIHKLCAGAGLAAVIAAGGCVSVLPEQPEPRAVYQLPDPEALAELQTNVVIREPDASRLFASRKIISQSEDDGFKVVPEVAWAERSTRMFQINLLDAFSTSSAGLAVDDVTGVSGAYELYWRVTQFYLRGTEGVCQLQLTLLDGRSREPVAQHTLLASSHVPGQGDLVRARALADAGRQCVEKAAAFIAEKAVDREETVED from the coding sequence ATGACCACCATACACAAACTCTGTGCAGGCGCTGGTCTGGCCGCTGTGATTGCGGCGGGCGGTTGCGTGTCAGTGCTGCCGGAACAGCCAGAACCTCGCGCAGTCTATCAGCTGCCCGACCCCGAGGCATTGGCCGAGCTTCAGACCAATGTCGTGATCCGCGAGCCAGATGCCTCGCGCCTGTTCGCATCACGCAAGATCATTTCACAGAGCGAGGATGACGGTTTCAAGGTTGTGCCCGAAGTCGCCTGGGCCGAACGGTCAACGCGCATGTTTCAGATCAATCTTCTGGATGCATTCAGCACCTCGTCTGCCGGCCTTGCAGTCGATGATGTGACGGGCGTCAGCGGCGCGTACGAGCTCTACTGGCGGGTCACGCAATTCTATCTGCGTGGCACCGAAGGTGTCTGTCAGCTGCAGCTGACCCTGCTGGATGGGCGCAGCCGCGAACCGGTCGCTCAGCATACGCTTTTGGCTAGCTCTCACGTACCCGGACAGGGCGATCTTGTCCGCGCACGAGCGCTGGCTGATGCCGGGCGTCAGTGCGTCGAGAAAGCAGCCGCGTTCATCGCCGAGAAAGCGGTCGACCGCGAAGAAACCGTCGAAGACTGA
- a CDS encoding PAS domain-containing sensor histidine kinase, producing the protein MAKVRDSVGRDRRPEAAAVTGRMPATVLIVTFLILVASIAMVAWNVQNSRDRDALHLAQRDALLTSQALNASADEAAANLGRLLQSGRRLSGIEAEEIGVDSLISLQAAKSSNDERNRQLAEMAASMIEAGRRLRLTPSNELMLVHPLDEQSGIISRVSLNQWLKGANQAQRIILDGDRTVSIGGQGVAPPTTTILSQGHGYRYSGLFDRSLTACAPVDGAAFSLCLNRSSPLLTADNGIQLLLYLILLTAPALAVCGLYSSLSSRADTVAPSSEDAPRSTRMDQAAFNGRVGAWQVALQSGDAWINDDAARLFGLQFSGELTVPQLLEQVFPDHRNHLRNLIDGCRAGQPFTTTIATAMSRGETWIELRGGLDDTGAGQTQSVSGIVLDVTETMRQRERHKSSEARLRQAIEHFPAPFALWDNKQRLTFWNDAFSELFGLEDVVRVGVGYETVMLARSANVISERGSHDDSNVTVVGLRNGQWLKVVERRSPAGGLITFGLDVTRDVKSEDELTQQKKKLRATVEELARSEGHNAELARKYNEEKAKAERSADSKSAFLANMSHELRTPLNAINGFSEILVNQMYGPLGDKRYSEYAHDILTSGQHLLDMINDILDIAKIEAGKMTIDPKPIDLVDPVDAAVRMIRRKAEDKSIELSLQAQEPLPEVDADHRAVRQMMLNLLSNAIKFTDPGGRILVVVQQKNDFVRVAVRDTGVGIPKEHLPRLAQPFEQVQETRERNYDGTGLGLALTKSFAEMHGGRFSIASEVGRGTMVSFYLPVSKDTARPKVSVA; encoded by the coding sequence TTGGCGAAAGTACGAGACAGTGTTGGTCGGGACCGCCGTCCTGAAGCGGCAGCTGTCACGGGGCGCATGCCCGCAACCGTTCTTATCGTTACCTTTCTCATTCTCGTCGCCTCGATCGCCATGGTCGCCTGGAATGTTCAGAACTCCAGAGACCGGGACGCGCTCCATCTTGCACAGCGCGATGCCCTTCTCACCAGCCAGGCCCTGAATGCCTCGGCTGATGAGGCGGCCGCGAACCTCGGCAGGCTGCTTCAGTCTGGTCGGAGACTTTCAGGTATTGAGGCAGAGGAAATTGGCGTCGACAGCCTCATCTCGCTTCAGGCGGCGAAATCGTCGAATGATGAACGCAATCGCCAATTGGCAGAAATGGCGGCATCGATGATCGAGGCCGGCCGGCGCCTGCGCCTGACGCCCTCAAATGAACTCATGCTGGTTCACCCGCTCGATGAGCAATCTGGCATCATCTCGCGCGTTTCGCTCAATCAGTGGCTCAAGGGCGCCAATCAGGCCCAGCGCATCATTCTGGATGGTGATCGAACCGTGTCTATCGGCGGCCAGGGCGTCGCTCCCCCGACAACGACCATTCTCAGCCAGGGACACGGCTATCGCTATTCCGGCCTTTTCGACCGGTCGCTGACCGCATGCGCGCCTGTGGATGGGGCGGCATTCTCTCTCTGCCTCAACCGGTCAAGTCCTTTGCTCACCGCCGACAATGGCATTCAGTTACTGCTCTACCTGATCCTTCTGACGGCTCCGGCCCTCGCGGTGTGCGGTCTCTACTCAAGCCTGTCTTCGCGCGCAGACACCGTCGCCCCGTCAAGCGAAGACGCCCCCAGATCGACACGGATGGACCAGGCTGCATTCAACGGCCGGGTCGGCGCCTGGCAGGTCGCGCTTCAGTCAGGCGATGCCTGGATCAATGATGATGCAGCCCGCCTTTTCGGACTTCAGTTCAGCGGCGAGCTGACAGTGCCGCAATTGCTCGAGCAGGTCTTTCCCGACCATCGCAACCATTTGCGCAACCTCATCGATGGGTGCCGCGCAGGTCAGCCTTTCACGACGACGATCGCAACCGCGATGTCGCGCGGAGAAACCTGGATCGAGCTTCGGGGCGGCCTCGACGACACCGGTGCTGGCCAGACCCAGTCTGTTAGCGGGATCGTTCTGGACGTGACCGAAACGATGCGCCAACGCGAGCGCCACAAATCATCCGAGGCACGGTTGAGACAGGCCATAGAGCACTTCCCTGCTCCCTTTGCCCTTTGGGATAACAAGCAGCGCCTTACCTTCTGGAACGACGCGTTCAGCGAACTTTTTGGTCTGGAAGATGTGGTGCGGGTCGGGGTCGGCTATGAAACTGTCATGTTGGCCCGCAGTGCCAATGTGATCAGCGAACGTGGCTCCCATGACGATTCAAATGTGACCGTCGTCGGTCTTCGAAACGGTCAATGGCTGAAAGTGGTGGAGCGTCGCTCACCGGCTGGTGGCCTCATCACTTTTGGCCTCGATGTCACCCGCGACGTAAAGAGTGAGGACGAACTTACGCAGCAAAAGAAGAAGCTTCGCGCCACCGTCGAAGAGCTTGCACGCTCCGAAGGTCACAATGCAGAGCTTGCCCGCAAGTACAACGAGGAGAAGGCCAAAGCAGAGCGTTCGGCCGACTCCAAAAGCGCCTTCCTCGCCAATATGAGCCATGAGCTGCGCACCCCGCTCAACGCGATCAACGGGTTCTCTGAAATCCTCGTCAATCAGATGTACGGCCCACTTGGTGACAAGCGCTACAGCGAGTATGCGCACGATATCCTGACCTCCGGCCAGCACTTGCTGGACATGATCAACGACATCCTCGACATCGCCAAGATCGAAGCGGGCAAGATGACAATTGATCCGAAACCGATCGATCTCGTCGATCCTGTCGACGCAGCCGTGCGGATGATCCGCCGTAAGGCAGAGGATAAAAGCATCGAGCTTTCACTACAGGCTCAAGAGCCATTGCCAGAGGTGGACGCAGACCACCGCGCTGTGCGTCAGATGATGCTGAACCTGCTCTCCAACGCGATCAAGTTTACCGATCCGGGCGGCCGCATTCTGGTCGTCGTTCAGCAGAAGAACGATTTTGTCCGTGTGGCCGTGCGCGATACTGGCGTTGGTATTCCTAAGGAACACCTGCCGCGCCTCGCCCAGCCGTTTGAACAGGTTCAGGAAACGCGCGAACGCAATTATGACGGTACGGGTCTGGGTCTCGCGCTCACGAAATCCTTTGCGGAAATGCATGGTGGCCGCTTCTCCATCGCAAGCGAAGTCGGCCGCGGCACGATGGTGAGCTTCTACCTGCCGGTCAGCAAGGATACGGCGCGCCCAAAGGTCAGCGTCGCTTAG
- a CDS encoding MlaD family protein, protein METRANYALIGAFVIVAALAALGFVLWLGQSQFNRDYDVYDAVFEGPVTLEEGASVRYIGIKVGEVTSIGIDRDDASKVRARFRVDNETPVKTDSTATIEFAGITGVTFIQINAGSPNAQWLKRASDANVPEIETISNPLSALVSSGAEVMGRATLALERIDELLSQENIDAVSSSVQNVEAITAALSGNGELFTDVNDLLASANSAALSFNQASQDLGQLGRDASVEVKRIGDEISEITTGLEDVTASARSAIERVESAVDSAASVIEGPGTDAVVDFRLIAQDMRTLISRLDRLTREIEQNPQGLLRNEPLPYERDGE, encoded by the coding sequence ATGGAAACACGTGCAAATTACGCGCTGATTGGCGCCTTCGTTATTGTCGCCGCGCTGGCGGCGCTCGGCTTTGTCCTCTGGCTAGGTCAGTCACAGTTCAACCGCGACTATGATGTCTATGACGCCGTCTTCGAAGGCCCTGTTACGCTCGAGGAGGGTGCGTCGGTCCGCTATATCGGCATCAAGGTCGGCGAAGTAACCTCCATCGGTATCGACCGTGACGACGCCTCCAAGGTGCGGGCACGCTTTCGCGTCGACAATGAAACGCCGGTGAAGACTGACTCCACCGCCACGATTGAATTTGCGGGCATTACCGGCGTTACGTTCATCCAGATCAATGCGGGCTCACCGAATGCGCAGTGGCTGAAGCGTGCCTCCGATGCGAATGTGCCGGAAATCGAGACCATCTCGAACCCTCTGAGCGCGCTTGTATCGAGCGGTGCGGAGGTCATGGGCCGGGCGACGCTGGCGCTTGAACGTATCGATGAGCTGCTCAGCCAGGAAAACATCGATGCGGTCTCCAGCAGCGTGCAGAATGTCGAAGCCATTACCGCCGCCCTTAGCGGCAATGGTGAGCTTTTCACCGATGTGAACGACCTGCTGGCCAGCGCTAATTCCGCCGCGCTGAGTTTCAATCAGGCGTCGCAGGACCTTGGCCAGCTCGGCCGAGATGCGAGCGTTGAGGTCAAACGCATCGGGGATGAGATATCTGAAATCACGACCGGCCTTGAAGACGTGACCGCCTCTGCCCGTTCGGCCATCGAACGTGTCGAAAGCGCCGTTGATTCCGCAGCATCAGTGATCGAAGGGCCGGGTACCGACGCGGTTGTCGATTTTCGTCTGATCGCACAGGATATGCGGACATTGATTTCGCGGCTCGACAGACTGACACGTGAAATCGAGCAAAACCCGCAGGGCCTGCTTCGCAACGAACCGCTTCCATATGAAAGAGACGGCGAATGA
- a CDS encoding ABC transporter ATP-binding protein, with protein sequence MSEEIAIKVRGLTTAYGTHVVHEELDLDVKRGEILGVIGPSGTGKSVLLRAIVGLKRPETGTVEVFDKNVTDLEGDDLREVQNLWGIMFQDGALFSNLTVRENVMVPMREHTDLPEPLMKQLADQKLRMSGLDDSAGPKFPSDLSGGMRKRAALARALALDPPILFLDEPTAGLDPITAAGFDTLVRDLQSALSLTVFLVTHDVDTLVATCDRIAVLGRKKVLAAGTIEELRQDDDPWIQDYFCGPRGRAAQAGAS encoded by the coding sequence ATGAGCGAGGAGATCGCGATCAAGGTCCGCGGACTGACCACGGCCTACGGCACGCATGTTGTGCATGAAGAACTCGACCTGGACGTAAAACGGGGAGAGATCCTCGGTGTGATCGGCCCTTCGGGAACTGGCAAGTCCGTGCTGTTGCGGGCGATTGTCGGGCTGAAGCGGCCAGAGACCGGTACGGTCGAGGTCTTCGACAAGAACGTCACTGATCTTGAAGGCGATGATCTGCGGGAGGTGCAGAACCTCTGGGGTATCATGTTCCAGGACGGTGCGCTCTTTTCGAACCTTACTGTCCGCGAGAACGTTATGGTCCCTATGCGCGAACATACAGACTTGCCCGAGCCGCTGATGAAGCAGCTTGCTGACCAGAAGCTGCGCATGTCCGGCCTTGATGATAGCGCCGGCCCTAAATTTCCATCGGACCTCTCAGGCGGGATGCGCAAACGCGCCGCGCTGGCTCGCGCGCTGGCGCTCGATCCGCCAATCCTGTTTCTCGATGAACCGACAGCCGGACTCGACCCGATCACGGCTGCCGGGTTCGACACACTTGTGCGGGATCTGCAGAGCGCCTTGTCTCTCACCGTCTTTCTGGTCACACATGACGTTGATACGCTTGTCGCAACGTGCGACCGGATCGCGGTGCTCGGCCGCAAGAAGGTTCTGGCAGCCGGAACGATCGAAGAGCTTCGCCAGGACGACGATCCCTGGATACAGGACTATTTCTGCGGCCCGCGTGGCCGCGCCGCCCAAGCGGGAGCGAGCTGA
- the pepN gene encoding aminopeptidase N produces the protein MLRTDTPVSIKLEEYTPYPFEIDEVALDFSLDPKATRVKTKMKVRRTADGAFVLDGVKLTLNEIRLNGKALRDSDYTRDDEKLTIKTVPDEFTLETDVTIDPSSNTALSGLYISGGRFCSQCEATGFRYITYWPDRPDVMSRFHVRMDADKSKYPILLSNGTPGDSGDHSDGRHYAEWDDPHPKPSYLFALCAGDYDVWRDTFTTMNGDHVDLGVYVDKGQATSAEWAMESLKASMKWDEERFARAYDLGVFNIVAVRDFNFGAMENKGLNIFNSAYVLASQESATDADFEAIESIVGHEYFHNWTGNRITCRDWFQLCLKEGLTVFRDQEFSSDLRSRPVQRIKDVMGLRARQFAEDAGPLAHPVRPDKYGSIENLYTATVYSKGAELIRALTVLIGMDAFDKGMQIYFDEFDGTASTIEDFYGCFEKASGKDLSQFRRWYAQAGTPSVRIDEDWNGDTSTLTLSLRQSTPATPGETDKQPVPIPLRAALLDGKGGHIDADGWQNGEGVIVLDTETKTVELKLPQGSDKPLLSVNRQFSAPVHIDRDLSNEQLLELAASETDPFNIWDNFQTLARSEIFRLLDNPQSPPDEALISALADAVRSNESDPAFAALLTVLPDIGELFQHRDPVDPAGLSDARKRLRKALGENLKSDAERILAEPSPAPFEPNAEQAGIRSLRTAMIGLTGALDTPDAARKLKALFDAAPNMTESLACLRTLVPFKTSEREDAISTFYERWKDNPLVIDKWFAVQAGQGTAEDARRLSEHQDFDLSNPNRVRSVAAAFAMTNLAAFHARDGEGHKVIADIALDTDPRNPALAARLLTSFEQWRKLEPVAKASAERTLKSLQAASLSKNTMDILARALD, from the coding sequence ATGCTGCGCACCGATACGCCCGTTTCGATCAAGCTCGAAGAATATACGCCTTACCCGTTTGAGATCGATGAAGTCGCGCTCGACTTCTCGCTCGACCCGAAGGCGACACGCGTGAAGACCAAGATGAAAGTGCGCCGGACAGCAGATGGCGCCTTTGTTCTGGACGGCGTAAAGCTGACGCTCAACGAGATCCGCCTCAACGGCAAGGCCTTGCGCGACAGCGACTATACGCGCGACGACGAAAAGCTGACGATCAAGACCGTGCCGGACGAGTTTACGCTGGAAACGGATGTCACGATTGACCCCTCGAGCAATACCGCGCTTTCGGGGCTCTATATATCCGGCGGCCGTTTCTGCAGCCAGTGCGAGGCGACCGGCTTTCGCTACATCACCTACTGGCCTGACCGGCCCGACGTGATGAGCCGCTTCCATGTCCGCATGGACGCCGACAAATCGAAGTATCCAATTCTCTTGTCGAACGGCACGCCTGGCGACAGCGGCGATCATTCCGATGGCCGTCATTATGCCGAGTGGGACGATCCGCACCCCAAGCCGTCTTACCTCTTTGCGCTCTGCGCGGGCGACTATGATGTCTGGCGCGACACCTTCACCACGATGAACGGCGACCATGTCGACCTCGGCGTCTACGTCGACAAGGGACAGGCGACGAGCGCCGAATGGGCGATGGAAAGCCTCAAGGCGTCCATGAAGTGGGATGAGGAGCGATTTGCCCGCGCCTATGACCTTGGCGTTTTCAACATCGTGGCCGTTCGCGACTTCAATTTTGGCGCGATGGAAAACAAAGGCCTCAACATCTTCAACTCGGCCTATGTTCTTGCCAGCCAGGAAAGCGCGACCGATGCCGACTTCGAAGCCATCGAAAGCATTGTCGGCCACGAATACTTCCACAACTGGACCGGCAACCGCATCACCTGCCGCGACTGGTTCCAGCTCTGCCTAAAGGAAGGCCTGACGGTCTTCCGCGATCAGGAGTTCTCGTCTGACCTTCGGTCGCGCCCTGTCCAGCGGATCAAGGACGTCATGGGGCTGCGCGCCCGTCAGTTCGCAGAAGATGCCGGGCCGCTCGCTCACCCCGTGCGACCAGACAAATACGGATCAATCGAAAATCTTTACACTGCCACCGTTTACTCAAAGGGCGCCGAACTTATCCGTGCATTGACCGTCCTTATCGGGATGGATGCGTTCGACAAAGGCATGCAGATCTATTTCGACGAATTCGACGGGACCGCCTCGACGATCGAAGACTTCTATGGCTGCTTCGAAAAAGCGTCCGGCAAGGACCTCAGCCAGTTCCGCCGCTGGTATGCACAGGCTGGCACGCCGTCTGTCCGCATCGACGAGGACTGGAATGGCGACACCTCCACGCTGACCCTGTCACTTCGCCAGTCCACACCAGCAACTCCTGGTGAGACCGACAAGCAACCCGTCCCTATCCCGCTCCGTGCGGCCCTCCTTGATGGCAAGGGCGGCCATATCGATGCCGACGGCTGGCAGAACGGTGAAGGCGTTATCGTCCTCGACACTGAGACGAAGACGGTTGAGCTGAAACTGCCGCAGGGCAGCGACAAACCACTTCTGTCGGTCAACCGTCAGTTCAGTGCGCCGGTCCACATCGACCGTGACCTCTCGAATGAGCAGCTGCTCGAGCTGGCCGCAAGCGAGACAGATCCGTTCAACATCTGGGACAATTTCCAGACGCTTGCACGCAGCGAAATCTTCCGTCTCCTGGACAATCCACAATCACCGCCTGACGAGGCACTCATTAGCGCGCTCGCTGACGCCGTTCGCTCAAATGAGAGCGATCCGGCTTTCGCCGCGCTCCTGACGGTCCTGCCGGATATCGGCGAACTCTTCCAGCACCGCGACCCCGTCGACCCGGCCGGTCTCAGCGATGCGCGCAAGCGGCTTCGCAAGGCACTCGGCGAAAACCTGAAATCCGACGCCGAACGAATTCTGGCAGAGCCATCGCCTGCCCCCTTCGAACCAAACGCCGAGCAGGCGGGTATTCGTTCGCTGCGGACCGCGATGATTGGCCTGACCGGCGCGCTTGATACGCCCGACGCTGCCCGTAAGCTGAAAGCGCTGTTCGATGCCGCGCCCAACATGACTGAAAGCCTCGCATGCCTTCGCACGCTCGTCCCGTTCAAGACCAGCGAGCGCGAAGATGCGATCAGCACCTTCTATGAGCGCTGGAAGGACAACCCGCTTGTCATCGACAAATGGTTTGCCGTTCAGGCCGGTCAGGGCACGGCTGAAGACGCGCGCAGGCTGTCCGAGCATCAGGACTTCGACCTGTCGAATCCGAACCGGGTACGCTCTGTTGCGGCCGCCTTCGCCATGACCAATCTGGCCGCCTTCCATGCTCGCGACGGCGAAGGTCACAAGGTCATCGCCGATATCGCGCTCGACACTGATCCCCGCAATCCGGCGCTCGCCGCCAGATTGCTCACCAGCTTCGAGCAGTGGCGCAAACTGGAACCAGTTGCCAAGGCGAGCGCGGAAAGGACGTTGAAGTCACTTCAGGCAGCGTCCCTCTCCAAAAATACGATGGATATTCTGGCGCGCGCGCTGGACTAG
- the dgcA gene encoding N-acetyl-D-Glu racemase DgcA: protein MTTLSIEHVSSPLAQAFSISRGAKTSAESVLVTLTRGEKRGRGESVPYGRYGETIESVVSAIEAQRGAIEAGLGRQELQGLMPAGAARCALDCAMWDLEAKESGKPVWQLAGLPEPQPLETCVTVVLGEAADMARAAADAPGKLLKVKLGGGGDMERVRAVHEARPDARLILDANEQLEAGALPGLAREAAKLGVVLIEQPFPAGEDGALLKRPPEVAICADESAHTRAQVQDLARMYDVINVKLDKTGGLTEALAMVREAKACGLGVMVGCMVAGSISMAPAALLGALADAVDLDGPLWLSKDVDYGLKYEGGTVFPPSRELWG, encoded by the coding sequence ATGACAACGCTTTCAATCGAACATGTTTCCTCACCGCTGGCACAGGCCTTTTCCATCTCGCGTGGTGCGAAGACGTCGGCCGAATCGGTTCTCGTGACACTGACGCGCGGCGAGAAACGCGGTCGCGGTGAAAGCGTTCCTTACGGTCGGTATGGCGAAACCATCGAATCGGTGGTGTCGGCCATCGAGGCCCAGCGCGGCGCGATCGAAGCGGGGCTCGGCCGGCAGGAGCTTCAGGGCCTGATGCCAGCCGGCGCGGCCCGCTGCGCCCTCGATTGCGCGATGTGGGATCTCGAAGCCAAGGAAAGCGGCAAACCGGTCTGGCAACTCGCAGGCCTGCCGGAACCCCAGCCGCTCGAAACCTGCGTAACCGTAGTGCTTGGCGAAGCCGCCGATATGGCGCGCGCCGCAGCGGATGCGCCTGGCAAACTGCTCAAGGTAAAACTAGGGGGTGGTGGCGACATGGAGAGGGTTCGCGCGGTGCACGAGGCGCGTCCCGATGCGCGGCTGATCCTCGATGCGAATGAACAATTGGAGGCAGGCGCCCTGCCCGGCCTTGCGCGAGAGGCAGCAAAGCTGGGCGTTGTCCTGATCGAGCAGCCCTTTCCAGCCGGCGAGGACGGTGCACTTCTGAAACGCCCGCCGGAAGTCGCCATCTGCGCGGACGAAAGCGCACACACGCGGGCGCAGGTTCAGGATCTCGCGCGCATGTATGATGTCATCAATGTGAAGCTCGACAAGACAGGCGGCCTCACCGAAGCGCTGGCAATGGTCCGCGAGGCAAAGGCCTGCGGACTGGGCGTCATGGTCGGCTGCATGGTTGCGGGTTCGATCAGCATGGCACCTGCTGCATTGCTTGGCGCCCTTGCCGACGCTGTCGATCTCGACGGGCCGCTCTGGCTTTCGAAGGATGTAGATTACGGCCTGAAATATGAGGGCGGCACCGTCTTCCCGCCCTCAAGAGAGTTGTGGGGCTAG
- a CDS encoding ABC transporter permease codes for MPDGPDFQFESDASRGRLTLSGAWTIHSIGKVSDKLAEISVSGIDVLEADCSDLERLDTAGAFIIDRFACRAGASEVKPVEASDKVAALLKQATELRPEGGDETTKREFGVVDLLERTGRAATHFIEETVETLAFLGETILAMMHIVTRPSKMRWTALVSVMEDSGLDAVPIVAFLSFFVGMVVAFIGATTLEAFGATIFTVELVGIAVLREFGVILTAIILAGRTNSAFTAQIGAMRMRQEVDAMVTLGLNPMDVLVVPRAFAMLIMTPVLTLIAVLFGIGGGAFVSWLALDINPTVFMNRMQSYVPIQNFWVGMSKAPVFGLVVALIGCRQGLLVGGSVQSLGQSTTKSVVQALFSIIVIDALFAVFYLELGI; via the coding sequence ATGCCAGACGGGCCCGACTTCCAGTTTGAAAGCGACGCCTCGCGCGGACGGCTGACCCTGTCGGGTGCGTGGACCATCCATTCAATCGGCAAGGTCTCCGATAAGCTCGCTGAGATATCGGTGTCCGGCATCGATGTACTTGAAGCTGATTGCTCGGATCTGGAGCGTCTGGACACGGCGGGTGCCTTCATTATTGACCGGTTCGCCTGCAGGGCGGGCGCCTCCGAAGTCAAACCTGTCGAGGCAAGCGACAAGGTTGCCGCCCTCCTGAAGCAGGCCACTGAGCTTCGCCCGGAAGGTGGTGACGAGACGACAAAGCGCGAATTCGGCGTTGTCGACCTACTGGAGCGGACGGGCCGCGCAGCGACGCATTTCATCGAAGAGACCGTGGAAACCCTCGCCTTCCTCGGCGAGACGATACTTGCGATGATGCACATCGTGACCCGGCCATCGAAGATGCGCTGGACGGCGCTTGTCTCTGTCATGGAAGATTCTGGCCTCGATGCTGTGCCGATCGTCGCCTTTCTATCCTTCTTCGTCGGCATGGTCGTGGCCTTTATCGGGGCAACCACGCTTGAAGCTTTCGGCGCGACCATATTCACCGTCGAACTCGTCGGGATCGCCGTTCTGCGGGAGTTTGGCGTCATCCTGACGGCGATCATCCTTGCGGGCCGCACCAACTCAGCCTTTACCGCCCAGATCGGGGCCATGCGCATGCGCCAGGAAGTTGATGCAATGGTCACGCTTGGGCTGAACCCGATGGACGTGCTTGTGGTGCCGCGCGCCTTTGCGATGCTGATCATGACCCCGGTGCTGACCCTTATCGCCGTCCTCTTTGGTATTGGCGGCGGCGCATTTGTCAGCTGGCTTGCGCTCGACATCAACCCAACGGTCTTCATGAACCGGATGCAGAGTTATGTGCCGATCCAGAATTTCTGGGTGGGCATGTCAAAGGCACCCGTTTTCGGTCTGGTTGTCGCGTTGATCGGCTGCCGTCAGGGTCTTCTTGTCGGTGGCAGCGTTCAGTCGCTCGGCCAGTCGACGACCAAGTCAGTGGTGCAGGCGCTCTTCTCCATAATCGTTATCGATGCGTTGTTTGCCGTCTTCTATCTGGAGCTTGGCATATGA